The proteins below come from a single Gimesia alba genomic window:
- a CDS encoding DUF1559 domain-containing protein: protein MYSKHLQRRGFTLIELLVVIAIIAILIALLLPAVQQAREAARRSTCKNNLKQIGLGLHNYNETHTVFPFSTVCRVNAASTAPAATSNTRQGWFHMLLPFVDQAPLYNTIAPRIQANQFPGGWPEATIVVPLFSCPSDPKAGKVAQQGFHGNYLLCSGSTSQGAAGTYPKLNGMFYNLSKTRIRDVVDGTTNTIMGSEINIAEDSISAQGAGNVVCGGTHDLRGRYHNSYHNGGLTFTTLRPPNTPTGDLAQYCNGTEDAPCRACSSTNNEIHARSRHVGGVHTLLADGSVRFVSENIDTNTFQALGTREGKETIGEF, encoded by the coding sequence ATGTACTCGAAACATTTACAGAGACGTGGATTCACGCTGATCGAATTGCTAGTGGTGATCGCGATTATTGCTATTCTGATTGCCCTGCTCTTACCAGCGGTCCAGCAGGCACGCGAAGCTGCCCGACGTTCGACCTGCAAGAACAACTTGAAACAGATCGGGCTGGGACTGCATAACTACAATGAAACCCACACCGTGTTTCCTTTTTCGACCGTCTGTCGCGTCAACGCTGCTTCGACTGCTCCCGCAGCAACCTCCAATACCCGGCAGGGATGGTTTCACATGCTACTGCCATTCGTCGACCAGGCACCGCTTTACAACACCATCGCCCCCCGTATTCAAGCGAACCAGTTTCCCGGTGGCTGGCCTGAAGCAACGATTGTCGTTCCGCTCTTCAGTTGCCCCTCTGACCCCAAAGCCGGTAAGGTCGCCCAACAAGGGTTTCATGGAAATTACCTGCTCTGTTCCGGTTCAACTTCTCAGGGCGCTGCAGGCACGTATCCCAAACTGAATGGAATGTTTTACAACCTTTCCAAAACTCGCATCCGCGACGTGGTTGACGGGACTACCAACACTATCATGGGCAGCGAAATCAATATTGCCGAAGATTCGATTTCAGCGCAAGGTGCGGGGAACGTAGTCTGTGGCGGCACACACGACTTGCGCGGGCGTTATCATAACAGCTATCACAATGGCGGACTGACTTTTACCACGCTTCGTCCGCCCAATACGCCCACCGGCGACCTGGCCCAATACTGTAACGGTACGGAAGACGCACCCTGCCGTGCCTGTTCCAGTACTAACAATGAAATTCATGCACGCAGCCGTCATGTGGGAGGCGTGCATACTCTCCTGGCGGATGGCTCTGTGCGTTTCGTCTCTGAGAATATCGATACGAACACCTTCCAGGCATTGGGAACCCGTGAAGGGAAAGAAACCATCGGTGAGTTCTAA
- a CDS encoding lysophospholipid acyltransferase family protein: MDRVLKILFFAFIVRPIVFIVLGLNLRGKQNLPQSGPAMIAANHNSHLDTLVLMSLYPLSKIHKVRPVAAADYFLKNRFLSWFALNCIGIIPINRTGRQRKSELFAGCHQALDQGDILILFPEGSRGNPEELSEIKRGIYHIVHDRTDTRVTPVMMHGLGRALPRGEALLVPFNCDVIIGNELPDAETAEQLVNGIKESFLELQKYCITCWQV; this comes from the coding sequence ATGGATCGCGTGCTCAAAATCCTGTTTTTTGCATTCATCGTCAGGCCGATTGTGTTTATCGTGCTCGGTTTGAACCTGCGCGGGAAACAGAATCTGCCGCAATCAGGCCCCGCGATGATTGCGGCCAACCATAACAGCCACCTCGATACGCTGGTGCTGATGAGCCTGTATCCGTTATCCAAAATACACAAAGTGCGGCCCGTCGCCGCCGCCGACTATTTTCTCAAAAACCGGTTTCTCTCCTGGTTTGCCCTCAACTGCATCGGTATCATTCCCATCAATCGCACGGGCCGCCAGCGAAAGAGTGAACTGTTTGCCGGCTGCCATCAGGCGTTGGACCAGGGAGACATTTTGATTCTCTTTCCGGAAGGGAGTCGGGGGAACCCGGAAGAGTTGAGTGAGATCAAACGCGGCATCTATCACATCGTGCACGACCGAACCGACACCCGGGTGACGCCCGTGATGATGCACGGTTTGGGCCGCGCATTACCCCGCGGCGAGGCGTTGCTGGTTCCCTTTAACTGTGACGTGATTATCGGAAATGAACTTCCCGATGCCGAGACCGCAGAGCAACTGGTGAATGGAATCAAAGAATCGTTTCTCGAACTCCAGAAATATTGTATTACCTGTTGGCAAGTGTGA
- a CDS encoding GntP family permease, translating into MDQSAWVIVVILSGVAIVIGGVLFFRLHAFLALLAGAICVGVLTPAQQIEETALRKNKLKIIEVSPDNRQIVVEVDKAGTIQPGMMLLILGSNQPEFPLIPIAETEVQRVTAKFTEGSKRIIIADLSVRDDSASRQIGLDDFAITPSNYQAAIVQGKQSVGERVAAGFGSTCAKIGILIALAAIIGMCLLESGAAERIVRSSVNFVGEKLAPLAFMASGFLLAIPVFFDTVFYLLIPLGKAMRFRTGKNYLLYVLAIVTGGTMAHSLVPPTPGPLFVAEQLGVDIATMMIGGMIVGSIAAFFGLGYAVMINKRCVLPFRDSADVTKEDLTKLASSKLEDLPGLCLSLTPIVLPVLLIAGSTMLKFESIKNLCSPEVQSLIKTLGNKNLALGIATVIALGTLIRQKKSSMADLSASIQAALSTGGVIILITAAGGAFGGVLQQTGVSFLIESLPDVSPLMLVTLAFLITTAIRSAQGSSTVAMITTVGILGGIAESTTLGFHPVYLALAIGCGSKPISWMNDSGFWVIGKMSGMTEGETLKYVTPMTALMGIAGLVVVLLGVQFFPMA; encoded by the coding sequence ATGGATCAAAGCGCTTGGGTCATCGTTGTTATCTTGTCAGGGGTCGCCATCGTGATTGGTGGCGTCCTGTTTTTCCGCCTGCATGCCTTTCTCGCTCTGCTGGCAGGGGCCATTTGTGTAGGCGTTTTGACGCCCGCTCAACAGATTGAAGAGACAGCCCTCCGGAAAAACAAACTCAAAATCATTGAGGTCAGCCCAGACAATCGCCAGATCGTCGTGGAGGTCGACAAGGCAGGCACGATTCAGCCCGGCATGATGCTGCTGATTCTAGGTTCAAATCAACCGGAGTTCCCCTTGATCCCGATTGCCGAGACGGAAGTCCAGCGCGTGACCGCGAAGTTTACAGAAGGGAGTAAAAGAATCATCATTGCCGACTTGAGTGTTCGTGATGACAGTGCCAGCCGTCAGATCGGCCTGGACGATTTTGCGATTACACCCTCCAATTATCAGGCCGCCATCGTGCAGGGCAAACAATCGGTGGGAGAACGCGTGGCAGCCGGCTTCGGTTCTACCTGCGCCAAAATTGGCATCCTGATCGCGCTCGCTGCCATTATCGGCATGTGCCTGCTGGAAAGTGGAGCCGCCGAACGCATTGTTCGCTCGTCGGTGAATTTTGTCGGCGAGAAACTGGCACCCCTGGCGTTTATGGCCAGTGGATTTTTATTAGCCATTCCTGTCTTCTTCGATACGGTCTTCTATCTGTTAATTCCACTGGGGAAAGCCATGCGCTTCCGCACAGGCAAGAACTACCTCCTGTATGTGCTGGCGATTGTCACCGGAGGCACGATGGCCCATTCACTGGTTCCTCCTACGCCCGGCCCACTGTTTGTCGCAGAGCAACTGGGCGTCGATATCGCCACGATGATGATTGGCGGCATGATTGTCGGCAGTATCGCGGCCTTCTTCGGTCTGGGATACGCGGTGATGATCAACAAACGCTGCGTCCTGCCGTTCCGTGATTCCGCCGACGTGACGAAAGAAGACCTCACCAAACTGGCCTCCAGCAAATTGGAAGATCTGCCGGGACTCTGTTTATCGCTGACACCGATTGTGCTGCCTGTGTTGCTCATCGCCGGCTCGACGATGTTAAAATTTGAATCGATCAAGAATCTCTGTTCGCCCGAAGTCCAATCATTGATCAAGACACTCGGAAATAAAAACCTGGCGCTGGGCATCGCCACGGTGATTGCCCTTGGCACACTGATCCGGCAAAAGAAGTCATCGATGGCAGATCTTTCCGCGTCCATTCAGGCAGCCCTCTCTACGGGGGGCGTGATTATTCTGATCACCGCAGCCGGCGGTGCCTTTGGCGGCGTGTTACAGCAGACGGGCGTCAGCTTTCTGATCGAATCACTGCCCGATGTCTCTCCGCTGATGTTGGTCACACTGGCGTTTCTGATTACCACCGCCATCCGCAGTGCCCAGGGCTCGTCGACCGTCGCCATGATCACCACAGTCGGCATTCTGGGCGGCATCGCCGAATCGACGACGCTCGGCTTTCACCCGGTTTACCTGGCACTGGCGATCGGCTGCGGCTCGAAACCCATTTCCTGGATGAACGACAGCGGCTTCTGGGTTATCGGAAAAATGAGTGGCATGACCGAAGGCGAAACCCTGAAATACGTCACTCCCATGACGGCTCTGATGGGCATCGCCGGTTTGGTCGTTGTTCTGTTAGGTGTGCAGTTTTTCCCGATGGCGTGA
- a CDS encoding CDP-alcohol phosphatidyltransferase family protein, with protein MNEPSARRPLKIRDVKIVNSFARYLSGKNITPNQISVTSVVFAALSAGCFLLFAQNQHWWLLILAGLMIQCRLLCNLFDGMVAVEGGKSTKSGELFNDIPDRVADPLILVSAGYAIHVVSYGGELGWCAGLLAVMTAYIRTLSASIGAPVDFKGPMAKQHRMAVLTFACVFAAIEVVLQYTDYSLLIALTLIVVGCVITCIRRTISAYRFLEA; from the coding sequence ATGAATGAACCCAGTGCCCGCCGTCCGCTCAAAATACGCGATGTCAAAATAGTGAATTCATTTGCGCGTTACCTGAGCGGCAAAAATATTACTCCCAATCAGATCTCGGTGACCAGCGTTGTTTTCGCAGCGCTGTCGGCTGGTTGTTTTCTCCTGTTCGCTCAAAATCAGCACTGGTGGTTGCTGATCCTGGCGGGGTTGATGATTCAATGTCGCTTGCTCTGTAACCTGTTTGATGGCATGGTCGCCGTCGAAGGGGGCAAAAGCACGAAGTCAGGTGAGCTGTTCAATGACATTCCCGATCGCGTGGCGGACCCTTTGATTCTGGTCTCCGCCGGCTATGCGATACATGTCGTGAGCTATGGTGGCGAACTCGGCTGGTGTGCCGGTCTGCTGGCGGTGATGACGGCTTATATTCGGACGCTCAGTGCCAGCATCGGAGCGCCCGTTGATTTCAAAGGACCGATGGCCAAACAACATCGGATGGCGGTGCTGACGTTTGCCTGTGTCTTTGCTGCCATCGAAGTCGTGCTGCAGTATACCGATTATTCACTGCTGATTGCGCTGACGCTGATTGTGGTGGGCTGTGTCATCACCTGTATCCGCCGCACGATCTCTGCCTATCGATTTCTGGAAGCCTGA
- a CDS encoding leucine-rich repeat domain-containing protein yields MDVRPKSGLKISTRLVLLILLIGFLSFHAYHRYCFEKRKALAQRLKDAGATVRYTWFGVSSMPAFLRPHLHFIDLPVKPRVYDIDANNSQVSDETLRGLERMTYLDFLKLENCNVSDIALTRLKDLENLREINLKGTQITDQGLRHLENKPYLLLINLEQTAVTPVAVNRLRSKINQLKENLTSSTQRDKKLVITFSNEVSRPEQLLTLSVKSD; encoded by the coding sequence ATGGACGTCAGGCCCAAATCTGGATTGAAAATTTCGACACGGCTGGTGCTCTTGATCCTCCTGATCGGATTTCTCTCATTCCACGCCTATCACCGATACTGCTTTGAAAAACGAAAAGCCCTGGCACAGAGGCTAAAGGATGCCGGAGCAACCGTTCGCTATACCTGGTTCGGAGTCAGCAGCATGCCTGCATTTCTCAGACCGCATCTGCACTTCATCGACCTGCCTGTCAAACCCAGAGTCTATGATATCGACGCCAATAATAGCCAGGTTTCCGATGAAACATTACGTGGTCTCGAACGGATGACCTATCTCGATTTTTTGAAACTGGAAAACTGTAACGTCTCTGATATCGCATTGACTCGCCTTAAGGATCTCGAAAACCTTCGAGAAATCAACCTGAAAGGGACGCAAATTACCGACCAGGGTCTGCGTCATCTAGAAAACAAACCCTATCTGCTTTTGATTAATCTGGAACAGACCGCAGTCACGCCCGTTGCAGTGAATCGACTACGGTCCAAGATCAATCAGCTCAAAGAGAATCTGACTTCCAGCACACAGAGGGATAAAAAGCTGGTGATTACTTTTTCAAACGAAGTAAGTCGCCCGGAGCAGTTACTGACATTGTCCGTAAAATCAGATTGA
- a CDS encoding arylsulfatase: MVSTLLRHLACILFCLTTLLTFRSTSYAEPEKKAPRPNIILIMCDDMGWSDIGCYGGEVQTPHLDQMAREGLRFTQFYNNAVCWTTRASLVTGLYPRYPRPHLNLNMVTLGEVLQQAGYQTALSGKWHLGRTDSTHPVYRGFEDFYGLLDGCCNFFDPYYRDPKYKRGITGDGYRFFAKNTTRITEFPDDFYTTDAFTDHAIQQIKTYSQTDQPFFLHLCYTAPHYPLHAKPKDIAKYKGRYSAGWEALRNERHQRQLKMGLVDPQWKLPARDPESADWEQDKYPRDWQERRMEVYAAMIDCMDQNIGRLMATLKETGVDENTIVMFLSDNGPDASEPGGANPQQIPGPKEYYTTCGPSWAFPQNTPFRRFKTWMHEGGISTPFIVRWPGKIQPDTLAKQPAHIIDVMPTCIDLAGTNYPETFQSRKIIPLDGKSILPILNGETRTPHESLFWELRNNQAIRQGKWKLVADRTINRWELYDLELDRTETNNLAAQYPDRVARMKAAWQSWSEKTGLANQKHQRGKQIP; encoded by the coding sequence ATGGTTTCGACTTTGCTTCGTCATCTCGCCTGTATTTTGTTCTGTCTGACCACTCTGCTTACATTTCGGAGTACCAGCTACGCAGAACCTGAAAAAAAAGCACCTCGTCCGAATATCATTCTGATCATGTGCGACGACATGGGATGGTCTGACATTGGCTGTTATGGCGGTGAAGTCCAGACGCCGCATTTGGATCAGATGGCCCGAGAGGGGCTGCGGTTTACGCAGTTTTATAACAATGCCGTTTGCTGGACGACCCGTGCTTCACTCGTCACCGGACTTTATCCGCGCTATCCCCGGCCGCACCTCAATCTGAATATGGTGACGCTGGGCGAAGTGCTGCAGCAGGCGGGATACCAAACTGCCCTCAGCGGTAAATGGCATCTGGGTAGAACCGATTCTACCCACCCCGTTTATCGCGGCTTTGAAGATTTCTATGGCCTGCTCGATGGATGTTGTAACTTTTTCGATCCTTATTATCGTGATCCCAAATACAAACGCGGAATTACCGGAGACGGATATCGCTTCTTTGCGAAAAATACGACACGCATTACCGAGTTTCCGGATGATTTTTATACCACCGACGCGTTTACCGATCATGCGATTCAGCAAATCAAAACGTATTCCCAAACAGATCAACCCTTCTTTCTTCACCTTTGCTATACCGCACCCCATTACCCGCTGCATGCCAAACCGAAAGACATCGCAAAATATAAAGGTCGCTATTCCGCAGGCTGGGAAGCGTTACGCAACGAGCGGCATCAGCGGCAGTTGAAAATGGGGCTTGTGGATCCCCAATGGAAACTTCCTGCCCGCGATCCGGAATCGGCAGACTGGGAGCAGGACAAGTATCCTCGTGACTGGCAGGAACGTCGCATGGAAGTGTATGCCGCCATGATTGATTGTATGGATCAGAATATCGGGCGCCTGATGGCAACACTCAAAGAGACGGGCGTAGACGAAAATACGATCGTCATGTTTTTGTCCGATAACGGGCCGGACGCCAGCGAGCCGGGCGGAGCGAATCCCCAACAGATTCCCGGACCGAAAGAGTACTACACCACGTGCGGCCCCAGTTGGGCCTTTCCGCAAAATACACCCTTTCGCCGGTTTAAAACATGGATGCATGAAGGGGGGATTTCGACACCTTTTATTGTGCGCTGGCCGGGGAAGATTCAACCTGACACACTCGCAAAGCAACCCGCACATATCATTGATGTGATGCCAACCTGTATTGATCTGGCTGGAACGAACTATCCGGAAACGTTTCAGTCTCGTAAGATCATTCCCCTTGATGGGAAAAGTATTCTGCCGATTTTAAACGGAGAAACACGCACGCCGCATGAGTCGCTGTTCTGGGAGTTGAGAAATAATCAGGCAATCAGGCAGGGGAAATGGAAGCTTGTCGCGGACCGTACCATCAACCGCTGGGAGCTCTATGATCTCGAACTGGATCGGACTGAAACCAACAATCTGGCGGCTCAATATCCCGATCGCGTCGCCCGCATGAAAGCGGCCTGGCAGAGCTGGTCCGAGAAGACGGGGCTCGCGAACCAGAAGCATCAGCGTGGGAAGCAGATTCCCTGA
- a CDS encoding C-terminal binding protein yields the protein MSAKFRVLITDRAWPDCEVERKELALVDAEVIEAPPGADEQKLIEKATGVDAIATCWAPVTQAVIAAAPDCKTIARLGIGLDNIDVKYATSQKIPVTNVPDYCIPEVADHAMALMLASLRNVAFFHHQTKQGIYDLSAAPLPRRVSSLTLGVFGFGLTGQAVAERARAFGMDVLATNSSGNDYGTGTTMVPFEELIQKSDVISIHAPLTEETQHQFDQSAFAQMKSTALIINTSRGGLIDFAALKSAIQNQDIAGAALDVFDPEPPDLSDPFFQHERVIATPHAAFISKESLDELRQQAARQVADVLVGRETTNVVNPSVFE from the coding sequence GTGTCTGCGAAATTTCGTGTTTTAATTACCGATCGTGCCTGGCCTGACTGCGAGGTGGAACGCAAAGAATTAGCGCTCGTTGATGCCGAGGTCATCGAAGCCCCGCCCGGCGCTGATGAACAGAAACTGATTGAAAAAGCAACCGGCGTGGATGCCATTGCCACATGCTGGGCTCCGGTTACCCAGGCCGTAATTGCCGCTGCCCCCGATTGCAAAACCATCGCCCGTCTGGGAATCGGCCTGGATAATATCGACGTCAAATATGCAACCTCGCAAAAGATTCCGGTGACCAATGTCCCCGATTACTGCATCCCGGAAGTCGCCGACCATGCGATGGCGTTGATGCTGGCCAGTCTGCGAAATGTCGCTTTTTTTCATCACCAGACCAAGCAGGGGATCTATGATCTCTCGGCGGCGCCCCTGCCTCGGAGAGTCAGTTCACTGACTCTGGGCGTGTTCGGATTTGGCTTGACGGGACAGGCAGTCGCCGAGCGGGCACGCGCCTTCGGCATGGATGTGCTGGCCACGAATTCTTCCGGCAATGATTATGGAACCGGGACGACCATGGTGCCGTTCGAGGAGCTCATTCAGAAAAGCGACGTGATTTCCATTCATGCGCCCCTTACGGAAGAGACACAGCATCAATTCGATCAAAGTGCGTTTGCACAAATGAAGTCAACTGCTTTGATCATCAATACTTCCCGCGGCGGACTGATTGATTTTGCTGCGTTGAAATCCGCCATTCAAAACCAGGACATCGCCGGAGCCGCTCTCGACGTGTTCGATCCGGAACCACCGGATTTATCGGACCCGTTTTTTCAACACGAACGGGTCATCGCAACCCCGCATGCGGCCTTTATTTCCAAGGAATCACTGGACGAACTTCGACAACAGGCGGCCCGACAGGTGGCAGATGTTCTCGTAGGGAGGGAAACCACTAATGTGGTAAACCCGTCAGTATTTGAATAA
- a CDS encoding phosphatidate cytidylyltransferase, with the protein MWDIPSHSFNAMLVVLVLLLTATTSRLILARVKHEKDFTELRQRIQSWWWMIGILFVCLVVSHTTAIILFAFISFLALKEFFSIVPTRQADRRVLFWAYMAIPVQYYLVSIGWYGLFIVFIPVYVFLLLPMRMVLIGETKGFIHSAGIIHWAVMLTVFCISHIAYLLVLPVKNLEAGSIGLVIYLLFMTQFNDVCQYIWGKLLGRHKIIPKVSPNKTWEGFLGGVATITLVSGFLGPYLTLLSFRFSLLAGLLISCSGFIGDVVISSIKRDLEIKDSGSLIPGHGGILDRCDSLMFTSPLFFHFLYYVNY; encoded by the coding sequence ATGTGGGATATCCCGTCGCATTCGTTTAATGCCATGCTGGTTGTTTTGGTCTTATTACTGACCGCGACGACCAGCCGACTGATTCTGGCCCGTGTCAAACACGAAAAAGACTTTACTGAACTGCGACAGCGGATTCAGTCCTGGTGGTGGATGATCGGCATTCTGTTTGTCTGTCTGGTTGTTAGTCACACCACCGCCATCATTCTGTTTGCCTTCATCAGTTTTCTGGCGCTCAAAGAATTTTTCTCCATCGTGCCCACGCGACAGGCAGACCGCCGCGTTTTGTTCTGGGCTTATATGGCGATCCCCGTTCAATATTATCTGGTCAGCATCGGCTGGTACGGGTTGTTTATTGTCTTCATTCCCGTCTATGTCTTTTTGTTATTGCCGATGCGCATGGTCCTGATCGGCGAAACCAAAGGCTTTATTCATTCCGCGGGTATCATTCACTGGGCGGTGATGCTCACCGTGTTCTGCATCAGTCATATCGCGTATTTACTCGTACTCCCCGTGAAAAACCTGGAAGCGGGCAGCATTGGCCTGGTGATTTATTTACTGTTCATGACGCAGTTCAACGACGTCTGCCAATACATCTGGGGCAAGTTACTGGGCAGGCATAAGATTATTCCGAAAGTCAGTCCCAATAAAACCTGGGAAGGTTTCCTGGGCGGCGTAGCGACGATTACGCTCGTCTCTGGTTTTCTCGGCCCCTACTTAACGCTGCTTTCATTTCGCTTCAGTCTACTGGCCGGTCTGTTGATCAGTTGCTCCGGCTTTATTGGCGATGTGGTGATCTCGTCCATCAAACGTGATCTGGAAATCAAAGACAGCGGGAGTCTGATTCCCGGTCATGGCGGAATATTGGATCGCTGCGATAGCCTGATGTTTACCTCGCCTCTGTTTTTTCATTTCCTCTATTATGTGAACTATTAA
- a CDS encoding VOC family protein, whose protein sequence is MEVNHLDHLVLTVKNIETTLTFYETVLGMQRVSFGAGRFALTFGNQKINLHEVGHEFEPKAEHVQAGSADLCFILKTPVEEAIKDLQSQGVEIIAGPVERTGALGKMVSAYFRDPDGNLIEVSNYTD, encoded by the coding sequence ATGGAAGTCAACCATCTGGATCACTTGGTCTTAACGGTAAAAAACATCGAAACAACGCTGACGTTTTACGAGACCGTATTGGGCATGCAGCGGGTGTCGTTCGGTGCAGGGCGGTTTGCGCTGACATTTGGCAATCAGAAAATTAATCTGCACGAAGTCGGGCACGAATTCGAACCCAAGGCCGAGCACGTGCAGGCCGGCAGTGCGGATCTCTGTTTCATTCTCAAAACCCCAGTAGAAGAGGCGATCAAAGATCTACAAAGCCAGGGCGTGGAAATCATTGCCGGTCCCGTAGAGCGAACCGGCGCCCTTGGGAAAATGGTTTCGGCATATTTCCGTGATCCCGATGGGAATCTGATTGAAGTCTCGAATTATACGGACTAA